Proteins encoded together in one Streptomyces asoensis window:
- a CDS encoding DUF5336 domain-containing protein → MNIRSLTRGDGVVIGAAVLLFIASFLDTFDGSGSDVPNAWDNLGLVMSMYIGGIIGAALIVVTRALPQPRKVAGIELGQFGVALTVFAAWTAFWTIIDPLGAFSDTFGSSEIDTGSGLILGLIAALLLAGGAIATPLVPALQAALIPAPKPAAPQPYGAQPPAGYGYPGAPQPPAFGGQPQGQPGQQPFGGQPGPAQPASADFSPFWFAVPVPRPLYAEDGAPMPIAELAPGTWYLAVEQGSQGLIAQTQDGRRGVLRDASGIQRG, encoded by the coding sequence GTGAATATCCGCTCCCTCACTCGAGGCGACGGCGTGGTGATCGGAGCAGCGGTATTGCTGTTCATCGCGTCGTTCCTGGACACGTTCGACGGCTCCGGCAGTGACGTCCCGAACGCCTGGGACAACCTCGGCCTCGTAATGAGCATGTACATCGGCGGAATCATCGGTGCCGCCCTGATCGTCGTCACCCGCGCACTGCCGCAGCCGCGCAAGGTGGCCGGTATCGAACTGGGCCAGTTCGGGGTGGCGTTGACGGTCTTCGCCGCGTGGACGGCGTTCTGGACCATCATCGACCCGCTGGGCGCGTTCAGCGACACCTTCGGCAGCTCGGAGATCGACACGGGGTCCGGTCTCATCCTGGGTCTGATCGCCGCGCTGCTGCTGGCCGGCGGCGCCATCGCCACCCCGCTGGTCCCCGCCCTCCAGGCCGCGCTGATCCCGGCGCCCAAGCCGGCGGCCCCGCAGCCGTACGGCGCGCAGCCGCCCGCCGGTTACGGCTACCCGGGCGCTCCCCAGCCTCCGGCGTTCGGCGGTCAGCCGCAGGGCCAGCCGGGGCAGCAGCCGTTCGGCGGTCAGCCGGGCCCGGCGCAGCCGGCGTCCGCGGACTTCTCGCCGTTCTGGTTCGCCGTCCCGGTGCCGCGTCCGCTGTACGCGGAGGACGGCGCTCCCATGCCGATCGCCGAACTGGCGCCGGGTACCTGGTACCTCGCCGTGGAGCAGGGCTCCCAGGGTCTGATCGCGCAGACCCAGGACGGCCGGCGCGGTGTCCTGCGGGACGCCTCCGGCATCCAGCGCGGCTGA
- a CDS encoding Zn-dependent alcohol dehydrogenase: MRAAVLHEIGQDKLEVLDDVEAVGFGPGRVRIRVRATGLCHSDLSAMSGVLPQPAPFVPGHEGAGEILEVGEGVTRVKPGDRVVVCWLPACGACPACKRGQTELCLAGFMNAGTPNFRRPGGDVFGFAGTGTFAEEVVVDAGCAVPIPDDVPFDIAALIGCGVTTGLGAALNTADVEAGSSVAVIGCGGVGISAVQGARLKGAAEIVAVDPVASRREAALKFGATQAVAPDELAAAKQLVTGGEGFDYVFEVVGRSATARTAYDNTRRGGTLVVVGAGAMDDHLQLNMFELFFDEKRILPSMYGGGDVLRSYERTIALWRAGRIDLSGLITHRVPLAEINEALDQMRTGAALRTCIEI; the protein is encoded by the coding sequence ATGCGCGCAGCCGTACTGCACGAGATCGGCCAGGACAAGCTGGAGGTCCTCGACGACGTCGAGGCGGTGGGCTTCGGCCCCGGACGCGTCAGGATCCGGGTGCGGGCCACGGGCCTGTGCCACTCCGACCTGTCCGCGATGAGCGGGGTGCTGCCGCAGCCCGCGCCGTTCGTGCCCGGCCACGAGGGCGCGGGCGAGATCCTGGAGGTGGGGGAGGGCGTCACCCGGGTCAAGCCGGGCGACCGGGTCGTCGTCTGCTGGCTGCCCGCCTGCGGCGCCTGTCCCGCCTGCAAACGCGGCCAGACCGAACTGTGCCTCGCCGGGTTCATGAACGCCGGCACCCCCAACTTCCGCCGCCCCGGCGGGGACGTCTTCGGCTTCGCCGGCACCGGCACCTTCGCCGAGGAGGTCGTGGTCGACGCCGGCTGCGCGGTCCCGATCCCCGACGACGTCCCCTTCGACATCGCCGCGCTCATCGGGTGCGGGGTGACCACAGGACTCGGTGCCGCGCTCAACACGGCCGACGTGGAGGCCGGTTCGTCGGTCGCCGTCATCGGCTGCGGAGGCGTCGGCATCTCCGCCGTCCAGGGCGCGCGCCTCAAGGGCGCCGCCGAGATCGTCGCCGTCGACCCGGTCGCCTCACGCCGGGAGGCCGCGCTGAAGTTCGGCGCCACCCAGGCCGTCGCCCCCGACGAACTGGCCGCAGCCAAGCAACTCGTCACGGGCGGCGAGGGTTTCGACTACGTCTTCGAGGTCGTCGGCCGCTCCGCCACCGCCCGCACCGCCTACGACAACACCCGGCGCGGCGGCACCCTCGTCGTCGTCGGCGCGGGCGCCATGGACGACCACCTCCAGCTCAACATGTTCGAGCTGTTCTTCGACGAGAAGCGCATCCTGCCCTCGATGTACGGCGGCGGCGACGTCCTGCGCTCCTACGAGCGGACCATCGCCCTGTGGCGGGCGGGCAGGATCGACCTGTCCGGCCTGATCACGCACCGGGTGCCGCTCGCCGAGATCAACGAGGCGCTGGACCAGATGCGGACCGGCGCGGCCCTGCGCACGTGCATAGAGATCTGA
- a CDS encoding class I SAM-dependent methyltransferase, producing the protein MPAAPKPEILAAFEAAKGFMPADEGLVLYAAAAEAGALGLPLLEIGTYCGRSTILLADAARQAGVSALTVDHHRGSEEQQPGWDYHDPETVDPEVGLMDTLPAFRRTLHRAGLEEHVVALVGRSPRIAAFWNSPLGLVFVDGGHTDEHATSDYEGWAPHVAEGGLLVIHDVFPDPVDEFTGQAPYRVYLRALASGAFTEVAHTGSLRVLRRTGAGI; encoded by the coding sequence ATGCCCGCGGCACCCAAGCCCGAGATCCTGGCCGCGTTCGAGGCGGCGAAGGGGTTCATGCCCGCCGACGAGGGACTCGTGCTGTACGCGGCCGCCGCCGAGGCCGGTGCGCTCGGACTGCCGCTGCTGGAGATCGGCACGTACTGCGGACGCTCCACGATCCTGCTCGCGGACGCCGCCCGGCAGGCCGGGGTCAGCGCGCTCACCGTCGACCACCACCGGGGCAGCGAGGAGCAGCAGCCGGGCTGGGACTACCACGACCCGGAGACCGTCGACCCCGAGGTCGGCCTGATGGACACCCTGCCCGCCTTCCGCCGGACCCTGCACCGGGCAGGTCTGGAGGAGCACGTCGTCGCGCTGGTCGGCCGGTCGCCGAGGATCGCCGCGTTCTGGAACTCGCCCCTCGGCCTCGTCTTCGTCGACGGCGGCCACACCGACGAGCACGCCACCTCCGACTACGAGGGCTGGGCGCCGCATGTCGCCGAGGGCGGCCTCCTCGTCATCCACGACGTGTTCCCCGACCCGGTCGACGAGTTCACCGGCCAGGCCCCCTACCGCGTCTACCTGCGCGCCCTGGCCTCCGGCGCCTTCACCGAGGTCGCGCACACCGGCTCGCTGCGCGTGCTGCGGCGGACGGGCGCGGGGATCTAG
- a CDS encoding response regulator transcription factor — MPRDHRPTKSVRVLLAEDQGMMRGALALLLGLEADIEVVAQVGTGDAIVDAALLHRPDVALLDIELPGMSGLDAAAALREEAPGCRVLILTTFGRPGYLRRAMEAGACGFLVKDGPVEELAAAIRRVLAGETVVDPALAAAALSAGPNPLTARECDVLKASVDGATVADIAARLHLSESTVRNYLSSAIGKTGTRNRMEAMREARQQGWL; from the coding sequence ATGCCGCGTGACCACCGCCCCACCAAGTCCGTCAGGGTGCTGCTGGCCGAGGACCAGGGCATGATGCGCGGGGCGCTGGCCCTGCTGCTGGGGCTGGAGGCGGACATCGAGGTCGTCGCGCAGGTGGGCACCGGGGACGCGATCGTCGACGCGGCCCTTCTGCACCGCCCCGACGTGGCGCTCCTGGACATCGAACTCCCCGGCATGAGCGGGCTGGACGCCGCCGCCGCACTGCGCGAGGAGGCGCCCGGCTGCCGGGTGCTGATCCTCACCACGTTCGGCCGGCCAGGCTATCTGCGCCGCGCCATGGAGGCCGGGGCCTGCGGGTTCCTCGTCAAGGACGGTCCGGTGGAGGAACTGGCGGCGGCGATCCGCCGGGTGCTGGCCGGCGAGACGGTCGTGGACCCGGCACTGGCGGCGGCCGCGCTGAGCGCCGGACCGAATCCGCTCACCGCCCGCGAGTGCGACGTCCTGAAGGCCTCGGTGGACGGCGCGACGGTCGCGGACATCGCCGCACGGCTGCACCTCTCGGAGTCCACCGTCCGCAACTACCTGTCGTCCGCGATCGGCAAGACGGGCACCCGCAACCGCATGGAGGCCATGCGCGAGGCACGTCAGCAGGGCTGGCTGTAG
- a CDS encoding TetR/AcrR family transcriptional regulator has protein sequence MTPEPVSRRARPAKAPLSREAIVRTGLAVLDRDGLDALTMRRVAKELDTGPASLYVYVANRDDLMAAMLDEALARVPLVTEGTWRERLRALVAASVEAMSRHEGLAAVALGAIPTGANALLVLDRMLALLKEGGLDDVTAAWAVDLLQLHTAAAAAERSARITRGGDEGGAVAAADRHYAALPADRYPAITALRAALFSPGDRDTWGLDVLLNGLLRTPAG, from the coding sequence GTGACCCCCGAGCCCGTCAGCCGCCGTGCGCGGCCCGCCAAGGCGCCCCTCAGCCGCGAGGCGATCGTGCGCACCGGACTGGCCGTCCTCGACCGCGACGGCCTGGACGCCCTGACCATGCGCCGCGTCGCCAAGGAACTCGACACCGGCCCGGCCTCGCTCTACGTCTATGTCGCCAACCGGGACGACCTGATGGCCGCGATGCTGGACGAGGCGCTCGCCCGGGTCCCGCTGGTGACCGAGGGCACCTGGCGGGAGCGGCTGCGCGCCCTGGTCGCGGCGAGCGTCGAGGCGATGAGCCGGCACGAGGGCCTGGCCGCGGTCGCCCTCGGCGCGATCCCCACCGGCGCCAACGCCCTGCTCGTCCTCGACCGCATGCTCGCCCTGCTCAAGGAGGGCGGCCTCGACGACGTCACCGCCGCCTGGGCCGTCGACCTGCTCCAGCTGCACACCGCCGCGGCAGCCGCCGAGCGGAGCGCGCGGATCACCCGGGGCGGTGACGAGGGCGGCGCCGTGGCGGCGGCCGACCGGCACTACGCGGCCCTGCCCGCCGACCGCTATCCGGCGATCACCGCGCTGCGGGCGGCCCTGTTCTCGCCGGGCGACCGCGACACCTGGGGCCTCGACGTGCTGCTCAACGGCCTCCTGCGGACCCCGGCGGGCTGA
- a CDS encoding N-acetylmuramoyl-L-alanine amidase, whose amino-acid sequence MSYADSNPGSADPFGTPPPRRSRLRRPLTVALAALVPGALLGWLAYGTLGGSGGGGAEGAGPATGAAPSILGSPGDGKDGASGDGGAGAGTSTAAAPGAAPLAGKVVVVDPGHNITNFEHTAEINRQVDIGTNRKECDTTGTSTNSGYAEARFTLDVAHRLRTLLQAQGATVKLTQDGDRPFGPCVDERARIGNAAHADAVVSLHADGAGAGQRGFHVILPASVHAGAADTRAIVGPSKELGKLIAGDFARATGTSPSNYVGDGTGLVTREDLGGLNLSTVPKVFIECGNMRDTKDAALLTSGAWRQDAAEGISEGIVSFLRG is encoded by the coding sequence GTGTCGTACGCAGACTCGAACCCCGGTTCCGCCGATCCCTTCGGTACCCCGCCGCCGCGCCGCTCCAGGCTGCGCCGCCCGCTGACCGTGGCCCTCGCCGCGCTCGTGCCCGGGGCCCTGCTGGGCTGGCTGGCCTACGGGACGCTGGGCGGGTCCGGGGGCGGCGGGGCGGAGGGGGCCGGCCCGGCGACGGGTGCGGCGCCGAGCATCCTCGGCTCCCCCGGGGACGGCAAGGACGGCGCGAGCGGCGACGGCGGGGCGGGCGCCGGTACGAGCACCGCGGCCGCCCCCGGCGCCGCCCCGCTCGCGGGCAAGGTCGTCGTCGTCGACCCCGGCCACAACATCACCAACTTCGAGCACACCGCCGAGATCAACCGCCAGGTGGACATCGGCACCAACCGCAAGGAGTGCGACACCACGGGCACGTCCACGAACTCCGGCTACGCCGAGGCGCGGTTCACGCTGGACGTGGCCCACCGGCTGCGGACGCTGCTCCAGGCGCAGGGCGCCACGGTGAAGCTGACGCAGGACGGGGACCGGCCGTTCGGGCCGTGCGTCGACGAACGGGCCAGGATCGGCAACGCGGCGCACGCCGACGCGGTCGTCTCCCTCCACGCCGACGGTGCCGGGGCCGGGCAGCGCGGCTTCCATGTGATCCTGCCCGCCTCGGTGCACGCGGGTGCCGCCGACACCCGGGCCATCGTCGGGCCGTCGAAGGAGCTCGGGAAGCTGATCGCGGGCGACTTCGCCCGCGCGACGGGCACTTCGCCCTCCAACTACGTCGGGGACGGCACCGGTCTCGTCACGCGTGAGGACCTGGGCGGTCTCAATCTGTCAACGGTTCCCAAGGTGTTCATCGAGTGCGGCAACATGCGCGATACCAAGGACGCGGCGCTGCTGACCAGTGGCGCCTGGCGTCAGGACGCGGCGGAGGGGATCTCTGAGGGAATCGTGAGTTTCCTGCGCGGGTAG
- a CDS encoding SDR family oxidoreductase — protein MILITGGRGAVATHLVALLHADGAPLRVGSTRPDGLAPPPGVETVALDLTDPATFPAALAEVTSVFLYATPDHVTEFAAEAHRAGVTHVVVLSSSGVLGLLGPEPKDDALAASHLAVERALLDSPITTTLLRPGSFASNAASWARPVKAGRPISLPFPGAHTDPLHEKDLAEAAHAVLTDPRHRGGRFTLTGPESLTFAEQIDRLAAVTGRAIATRHVGAREWKEETAEYLPPVHADALLAWWESADGRPAPLTRTVEELTGHPARPFTTWATDHAADFTAP, from the coding sequence ATGATCCTGATCACCGGAGGCCGCGGCGCGGTCGCCACCCACCTGGTCGCCCTTCTGCACGCCGACGGCGCACCCCTGCGGGTCGGCTCCACCAGACCGGACGGTCTCGCGCCGCCTCCCGGCGTGGAGACGGTCGCCCTGGACCTCACGGACCCGGCGACCTTCCCCGCCGCCCTCGCCGAGGTCACCTCCGTCTTCCTCTACGCGACCCCCGACCACGTCACCGAGTTCGCCGCCGAGGCGCACCGGGCGGGCGTCACCCATGTCGTGGTGCTGTCCAGCTCCGGTGTCCTCGGCCTGCTCGGGCCCGAGCCGAAGGACGACGCCCTGGCCGCCTCCCACCTGGCCGTGGAGCGGGCGCTGCTCGACTCGCCGATCACCACCACCCTGCTGCGGCCGGGCTCCTTCGCATCGAACGCCGCCTCCTGGGCCCGGCCGGTGAAGGCGGGACGGCCGATCAGCCTGCCCTTCCCCGGCGCGCACACCGACCCCCTCCACGAGAAGGACCTCGCCGAGGCCGCCCACGCCGTGCTCACCGACCCCCGGCACCGGGGCGGCCGGTTCACCCTCACCGGCCCCGAGTCGCTGACGTTCGCCGAGCAGATCGACCGGCTCGCCGCCGTCACCGGCCGTGCCATCGCCACCCGGCACGTCGGCGCGCGGGAGTGGAAGGAGGAGACGGCCGAGTACCTTCCCCCCGTCCACGCCGACGCCCTCCTCGCCTGGTGGGAGTCGGCGGACGGCCGGCCCGCCCCCCTCACCCGCACCGTCGAGGAACTCACCGGCCACCCCGCCCGCCCCTTCACCACCTGGGCCACCGACCACGCAGCCGACTTCACGGCTCCCTGA
- a CDS encoding MaoC/PaaZ C-terminal domain-containing protein: MPIDAAKVLAAEPRTGEITWDRRDVQLYHLGVGAGVPATDPDELRYTLESRLHVLPSFATVAGSGSPGVISGLSMPGVDVDLARVLHGGQRLEIHRPLPVSGRATATGRIAAVYDKGKAAVLVMRTEVADTDGPLWTNDAQIFVRGEGGWGGDRGPSARLAPPEGEPDKVVERGVREDQALLYRLSGDYNPLHADPEFAKLAGYDRPILHGLCTYGITLKAVVDTLLDGDVGRVRSYATRFAGVVFPGETLRIRMWRGEGTVRVAVSAPHRDDAPVLADTLVEHS, translated from the coding sequence ATGCCCATCGACGCAGCCAAGGTCCTCGCCGCCGAACCCCGGACCGGCGAGATCACCTGGGACCGCCGGGACGTCCAGCTGTACCACCTCGGCGTCGGCGCGGGCGTCCCCGCCACCGATCCCGACGAACTGCGCTACACGCTGGAGTCCCGCCTGCACGTCCTGCCGAGCTTCGCCACCGTCGCCGGCTCCGGGTCGCCCGGTGTGATCAGCGGGCTCTCCATGCCGGGCGTCGACGTCGATCTCGCCCGCGTCCTGCACGGCGGCCAGCGTCTGGAGATCCACCGCCCCCTCCCGGTGTCCGGCCGCGCGACCGCCACCGGACGCATCGCCGCCGTCTACGACAAGGGCAAGGCCGCGGTCCTGGTCATGCGGACCGAGGTGGCCGACACGGACGGGCCGCTGTGGACCAACGACGCCCAGATCTTCGTCCGCGGCGAAGGCGGCTGGGGCGGTGACCGGGGCCCCTCCGCCCGGCTCGCCCCGCCCGAGGGCGAGCCCGACAAGGTGGTCGAGCGGGGCGTACGCGAGGACCAGGCCCTCCTGTACCGCCTCTCCGGCGACTACAACCCGCTGCACGCCGACCCGGAGTTCGCCAAGCTCGCCGGGTACGACCGGCCCATCCTGCACGGCCTGTGCACCTACGGCATCACGCTCAAGGCGGTCGTCGACACGCTGCTCGACGGCGACGTGGGCCGGGTGCGCTCCTACGCCACGCGCTTCGCCGGCGTGGTGTTCCCCGGCGAGACGCTGCGCATCCGCATGTGGCGCGGGGAAGGGACGGTCCGGGTGGCCGTGAGCGCCCCCCACCGGGACGACGCGCCCGTCCTCGCCGACACGCTCGTCGAACACTCCTGA
- a CDS encoding MFS transporter, translating into MTHTTTDRPTREASGAVVPVLAFAGIVVAVMQTLLVPVIKDLPQLLGTAPSNATWVLTSTLLSGAVATPIMGRLGDLYGKRRMLIASLAVMVVGALVSALTSDLITMIAGRTLQGFAMGAIPLGIGLMRDMLPREKLGSAMALMSSSIGVGGGLALPLAALIAQHADWHALFYGAAGLGALAIALTLLVVPESPARAEGTFDVLGAIGLSTGLVLFLLPITKGSDWGWTSGTTLGLFAAAAAVLLLWGVMELRIKAPLVDLRTTARPAVLFTNLASIMVGVSFYVVSLVLPQLLQLPEATGYGLGQSMVVAGLLVAPLGLTMMVTAPVYAKLSARYGPKFTLILGMLIIGIGYGAGLGLMSAAWQSLVIAVVLGAGIGLAYSSLPALIVGAVPASETGAANGLNTLMRSIGTSVSSAVIGMVLANTANDVGGVAVPTMHGFRVSFLIATGAVAIGLVLALFLPRQQAASAGPQLRASSEEEANLRRAEDALRGFRGRVLDADGAPVARAKVTLIDRRGRQAGATLSDEDGSYALAVPARGAYVVAARATGHGPLASSATHTGDENAVDLDLPLPGHPVDA; encoded by the coding sequence ATGACGCACACGACGACCGACCGGCCCACCCGCGAAGCGAGCGGAGCCGTCGTCCCGGTCCTCGCCTTCGCGGGCATCGTGGTCGCGGTGATGCAGACCCTGCTCGTCCCGGTCATCAAGGACCTGCCGCAGCTGCTGGGCACCGCGCCCAGCAACGCCACCTGGGTCCTGACCTCCACCCTGCTGTCGGGGGCCGTCGCCACCCCCATCATGGGCCGCCTCGGCGACCTGTACGGCAAGCGGCGCATGCTGATAGCCAGCCTCGCGGTGATGGTGGTCGGCGCGCTGGTCAGCGCCCTCACCAGCGACCTGATCACGATGATCGCCGGCCGCACCCTCCAGGGCTTCGCGATGGGCGCCATCCCGCTGGGCATCGGCCTGATGCGCGACATGCTGCCGCGCGAGAAGCTCGGCTCGGCGATGGCCCTGATGAGCTCCTCGATCGGCGTCGGCGGCGGCCTCGCCCTGCCGCTCGCGGCCCTGATCGCCCAGCACGCCGACTGGCACGCCCTGTTCTACGGCGCCGCGGGCCTCGGCGCCCTCGCCATCGCCCTCACCCTCCTCGTCGTCCCCGAGTCCCCGGCGCGCGCCGAGGGCACCTTCGACGTGCTCGGCGCGATCGGCCTCTCCACCGGCCTCGTCCTCTTCCTGCTGCCGATCACCAAGGGCAGCGACTGGGGCTGGACCTCGGGCACCACCCTCGGCCTCTTCGCCGCAGCGGCCGCCGTCCTGCTCCTGTGGGGCGTGATGGAACTGCGGATCAAGGCCCCGCTCGTCGACCTGCGCACCACGGCCCGCCCCGCCGTCCTCTTCACCAACCTCGCCTCGATCATGGTCGGCGTCTCGTTCTACGTCGTCTCGCTGGTCCTGCCGCAGCTGCTCCAGCTCCCCGAGGCCACCGGCTACGGCCTCGGCCAGTCGATGGTCGTCGCCGGACTGCTCGTCGCGCCGCTCGGCCTGACGATGATGGTCACCGCGCCCGTCTACGCCAAGCTGTCCGCCCGGTACGGCCCCAAGTTCACCCTGATCCTCGGCATGCTGATCATCGGGATCGGCTACGGCGCCGGCCTCGGACTCATGAGCGCCGCCTGGCAGAGCCTCGTCATCGCCGTCGTCCTGGGCGCGGGCATCGGCCTCGCCTACTCCTCGCTGCCCGCGCTGATCGTCGGCGCGGTCCCGGCCTCGGAGACCGGCGCCGCCAACGGCCTCAACACCCTGATGCGGTCCATCGGCACCTCGGTGTCCAGCGCCGTCATCGGCATGGTGCTGGCCAACACGGCGAACGACGTCGGCGGAGTCGCCGTCCCGACCATGCACGGGTTCCGGGTCTCCTTCCTCATCGCCACGGGCGCCGTCGCGATCGGTCTGGTCCTCGCCCTCTTCCTGCCCAGGCAGCAGGCCGCCTCCGCCGGCCCGCAGCTGCGCGCCAGCAGCGAGGAGGAAGCCAACCTCCGGCGTGCCGAGGACGCGCTGCGCGGCTTCCGCGGCCGGGTGCTGGACGCCGACGGCGCGCCCGTCGCCCGCGCCAAGGTCACGCTCATCGACCGGCGCGGCCGCCAGGCCGGCGCGACCCTGTCCGACGAGGACGGCAGCTACGCCCTCGCCGTCCCGGCCCGGGGCGCCTACGTCGTCGCCGCCCGCGCCACCGGCCACGGCCCGCTGGCCAGCTCCGCGACCCACACGGGCGATGAGAACGCCGTCGACCTCGACCTGCCCCTCCCGGGCCACCCCGTCGACGCCTGA
- a CDS encoding sensor histidine kinase, with product MTGHTTKRTTKHAGGREDRRREADCRRGAWRSALRATRKRRRSGPADDEHPGAGYRGARGDGRAPEDPGPPASGFSLLPWLLMGMGAFSNLFQGEANPWIGGLGLLTFNSLYIYVAFRAFVKETRSAPSTRGALVVLALVTCGLALGYGGSWLLFFPLLGLATGAVVRGPQLRTVGTAVAVLAGAVSCARDGWGGLTIAYATWISTMVTAAILSLSEAVRELRAAREELARRAVEEERLRFSRDLHDLLGHTLSVIVVKSEAARRLAPRDMDAALSQVTDIEAVGRQALTEIREAVTGYREGSLAGELDRARSALTAAGVEASVSRSGPPPDPKTSALLGWVVREAVTNVVRHSGASRCGITVSGSPERVRLTVTDDGGTGNGDSGTVGHNGCGEGGDAGRVGDGDPGTGACRAPGDGTGLTGLRERLAAAGGTLTAGPGPRGGFRVTAKLPLELPLELPLSCAPTDVAGDGVTGTAAGAVPSGAVPPDLAPPGTVSSGTVSSDAVPSDAVPSGAAGPNLGP from the coding sequence ATGACGGGACACACGACGAAGCGCACGACGAAGCACGCCGGCGGACGCGAGGACCGGCGACGCGAGGCGGACTGCCGCCGGGGCGCCTGGCGCTCTGCATTGCGCGCGACACGCAAGCGGCGACGGAGCGGGCCTGCGGACGACGAGCACCCCGGAGCCGGCTACCGCGGTGCCCGCGGGGACGGGCGGGCGCCCGAGGACCCGGGCCCGCCGGCCAGCGGTTTCTCCCTGCTGCCGTGGCTGCTGATGGGCATGGGCGCGTTCTCGAACCTCTTCCAGGGCGAGGCGAACCCGTGGATCGGCGGCCTGGGCCTGCTCACCTTCAACTCGCTCTACATCTACGTGGCGTTCCGCGCGTTCGTGAAGGAGACCCGCTCGGCGCCCTCCACCCGGGGCGCGCTGGTGGTGCTCGCGCTCGTCACCTGCGGGCTCGCCCTCGGCTACGGCGGCAGCTGGCTGCTCTTCTTCCCCCTGCTGGGCCTCGCGACGGGGGCGGTCGTGCGCGGCCCGCAGCTGCGCACCGTCGGGACCGCCGTCGCCGTCCTGGCGGGCGCGGTCTCCTGCGCCCGCGACGGCTGGGGCGGTCTCACGATCGCCTACGCCACCTGGATCTCGACGATGGTGACGGCCGCGATCCTCTCCCTCTCCGAGGCCGTGCGGGAACTGCGCGCCGCCCGCGAGGAGCTGGCCCGGCGGGCGGTGGAGGAGGAGCGGCTGCGCTTCTCCCGCGATCTGCACGACCTGCTCGGACACACGCTCTCGGTGATCGTGGTGAAGTCGGAGGCGGCCCGCCGGCTGGCCCCGCGCGACATGGACGCGGCGCTCTCCCAGGTCACCGACATCGAGGCGGTGGGCCGCCAGGCGCTGACCGAGATCCGCGAGGCGGTCACCGGGTACCGCGAGGGCAGCCTGGCGGGCGAGCTGGACCGGGCCCGCTCGGCCCTGACGGCGGCGGGCGTCGAGGCCTCGGTGAGCCGCTCCGGTCCGCCGCCGGACCCGAAGACCTCGGCCCTGCTCGGCTGGGTGGTGCGCGAGGCGGTGACCAACGTCGTCCGGCACAGCGGCGCGAGCCGGTGCGGCATCACGGTGTCGGGCAGCCCGGAACGGGTCCGGCTGACGGTGACGGACGACGGCGGGACCGGCAACGGCGACAGCGGGACAGTCGGTCACAACGGCTGCGGCGAGGGCGGTGACGCCGGCCGGGTCGGGGACGGGGACCCGGGCACCGGGGCCTGCCGGGCGCCGGGGGACGGCACCGGGCTGACCGGGCTGCGCGAGCGCCTCGCGGCGGCGGGCGGCACGCTGACGGCGGGCCCGGGCCCGCGCGGCGGCTTCCGGGTCACCGCGAAACTCCCGTTGGAACTCCCGCTGGAACTCCCCCTGTCCTGCGCCCCCACGGACGTCGCCGGGGACGGCGTCACCGGCACGGCCGCCGGCGCCGTACCGTCCGGCGCCGTACCGCCCGACCTCGCACCGCCCGGCACCGTGTCGTCCGGCACCGTGTCGTCCGACGCCGTGCCGTCCGACGCCGTGCCGTCCGGGGCCGCCGGCCCTAATCTGGGGCCGTGA